TCCTCGCCGACGGCGCCACCTGGATCGCCGACGTTCCCGAGAACTGGAACGGCACCCTGATCGTCTTCAGCCACGGCTTCGGCGGCACAGCGGCCGAAAACGCGCCCCGCGAGGCCGTGCGCCTGCGCCTCCTCGAAGAGGGCTACGCGCTCACCGGCTCCTCCTACGACGTGAGCGAGACCCTCTGGGGCCTGGAGAGCGCGGAGCGCGACCAGGTCGCCACCATCGCGGCGGTCACCGAGAAGATCGGCGAACCCACCCGCACCCTCGCCATGGGCCAGTCCATGGGTGGCCTGGTCAACGCCCAGCTCGCCCGCTCCGGGGCCGGTGGGATCGACGGCGCCCTGGGCCTCTGCGGACTCGTGGCCGGCGCCAACGACCTGCACAGCTACCAGCTTGACGCCGAGTACACGATCGCCCGGCTCCTGCTTCCCGGCACGCCTGTGAAGCTGGTGGACTTCGCCTCCGAGGCCGAGGGCGCCGTCACCGGGCGGCAGCTCACCGACGCCGTAGTCGCCGCGCAGGGGACCCCCGAGGGCCGCGCGCGTATCGCCCTCGCCGCCGCCTACCTCAACCTGCCCGCCTGGGCACCCGGCAAGGACCGCCCCGCCGCCGGCGACTGGGCGGAACAGCAGGCCCAGCAGTACGAGTGGCTCGCGCAGGGCGTCCTCAACCGCGTCGAGCCTGCCCGCTACCACGTCGAGAAGGCCCTGGGCGGCAACAACTCCGGCAACAAGGGCGTCGACTACGCGCGGGTGCTCGCGACCTCTCAGCACGCGCCCCTGGTCAAGGCTCTCTACCAGCAGGCCGGCCTGGACCTGCGAGCCGATCTCAGGAACCTGACCGCCAACGCCACCATCACCGCCGACCCCACCGCCGTCGCCACGGCCGAACGCACGTCCTCCGCAGGCCAGGGCCTTGCGGTCCCCCTCCTCAACATCCACACCGTCGCCGACGACCTCGTCCCCGTCGAACAGGAATCCCGCTTCGCCACCCGGGTCCGAGCCGCCGGAGACGCCCCCCTCCTCCGCCAGGCATACATCGAGCGCCAGGGCCACTGTTTCTTCACCGTCGCCGAAACGGTCGCCGCCCTCAACGCCGTGGAACACCGCCTGGACACCGGCCGCTGGGGCAACGCCGCGACTCCCAGCGCACTCCAGCAGTCAGCGACCGCCCTCAACCTCGACGGCGCCGCGTACATCCCATACCGCCC
The DNA window shown above is from Streptomyces akebiae and carries:
- a CDS encoding alpha/beta hydrolase, which translates into the protein MALRTRRSTARTFTALAAAVVLSFTGASAAPANAPDTTATAATVQRLNGILADGATWIADVPENWNGTLIVFSHGFGGTAAENAPREAVRLRLLEEGYALTGSSYDVSETLWGLESAERDQVATIAAVTEKIGEPTRTLAMGQSMGGLVNAQLARSGAGGIDGALGLCGLVAGANDLHSYQLDAEYTIARLLLPGTPVKLVDFASEAEGAVTGRQLTDAVVAAQGTPEGRARIALAAAYLNLPAWAPGKDRPAAGDWAEQQAQQYEWLAQGVLNRVEPARYHVEKALGGNNSGNKGVDYARVLATSQHAPLVKALYQQAGLDLRADLRNLTANATITADPTAVATAERTSSAGQGLAVPLLNIHTVADDLVPVEQESRFATRVRAAGDAPLLRQAYIERQGHCFFTVAETVAALNAVEHRLDTGRWGNAATPSALQQSATALNLDGAAYIPYRPSDLTIARRP